Within the Marixanthomonas sp. SCSIO 43207 genome, the region AATTTTTAAACAATTTGGTATTGACGGTTTCTATTTACAGGATTTATTTCGTTTTGACCAAGAGTTGTATCCTATGATGAGTAAAAGTATAGAAATGGGCCGTGCTTTTATTATTAAAGAATATCAACTTAGGCCTATGCCTCTTTTCTTGCTATGGAAAGGAATTGTACATACTACTTTACGTTTCCCAAATCACCGTTATTTAATTGGTGGTGTAAGCATTAGTAACAAATTTTCAGATTTCAGTAAAAGCTTGATGATTGAGTTTATGAAATCAAATTATTATGATCCTTATGTAGCACAGTATATAAAACCCAAAAAAGAGTACAAAGTCACATTAAAAGACGCCGATAAAGATTTTATTTTTGATGAAAGTGAGGCAGATTTAAACAAATTTGACAAAATAATTGATGAAGTTGAACCAGGGGATTTACGGCTTCCAGTTTTGATTAAAAAATATATAAAACAAAACGCCAAAGTTGTTGCTTTTAATGTAGACCCATTGTTTAATAACGCAGTTGATGGGTTGATGTACATACGTATAGCAGATTTACCAGAAAGCACAGTAAAACCTGTTATGGAAGAATTTCAAGAAGAGCTTGAAAAAAAATATGCCAATAACGGTGGTAAAAAAGAAGAAGAGTAAAACACTTAGCGGTTTTGATACTTTAACAATAGTTTTTTAAAAGCCTTTTCTCCGGCAGTATTCAAATGATCTTGATCAATAAACAAGGAGTCTTGTTTCAAAAAAGCTTCTTTAAAATCTAATACGTGTAGGTTTTTTTCGTTAAACAAACTATCTGCTTTAAAACTGTTTTTGCCCAACACATTGTTATATGATGAAGTAAGCGGAAATTTAACTCCAATTAACTCAACATTGTTTTTTTTACATAAATCAATGATTGTAATAAGTGAACTGAGAAGCTTTTTAGATTTATTTCTTTGAGTGAAATAGGTGTTGAAACGCTCATTGCTTAGGATGTTTTTTTCTTCTTTAGAAAGTTTTGACCAAGCTACTGGTTCTTGAGCCGAAGAAAATATTGACGCAAGTTTGTTTTTGAAATAATGCTTTAAAATAGAGCTGTATTTTGAATTAAAATAAACGACATACCTTTTTAAATATTTTTCATTGATATATGAACCATACGATTCAAAGTCTTGATGTTGTGTAAAATATACCGAAAGTTCCTTATTGTTACTGTCTTCTCTACTAGGTGATAAAGTGTGATCATCAACCGAAAGGTAAAGTCTCTCAATTTCAGAATTACGAATTAAAAATATAAGTTTTCGTTTCAAATCTTCATAAGAATCACCTTTTTGGGATAGATTATAAATTCCATTGGTTTCATTTAAATCTCCTACATGATAGCCGTGTGAATCTGCTAAAAGATATTCCTTTTGATTCAAATCAACCTTGTAATAATCTTTTATATATATATGCTCAATTAATACATAAAGAATCACGTTAATACCTATTAACAGCAGAAAAAATAAACCTATATTTTTAAGAAACGCCTTCATGATTAAAATTGAAAGTAAATAAATTCAATAGCTTCATCGGTGTTTCCGAAAAAATAAATTATAACAATTATACTCACATAAAAACACCATCTTAATGGTTTGTTTAATTGATGTTGAAGTTTTGAAAATGTATGTTCATAATCTTTCCTAAGCCACTCCATAATAATTAACAAAGCAATTAGCCCAAATAACTCTAAAGGAATTAGTTCTGGAACTGTAAAAAATGATTCAGAAAAAATTCCTTTTAAATATAAAGCGGCATCAGTAACAGATTCTGCTCTAAAAAACACCCAAGCCAGTGTTGTAAGTGTAAACGTAAAGAGAATTTTCATGAGTTCAGAAAAGCTTGGGAAAAGGCTTCTTTTTGCTACAATATCAGTATGTTTTTTATGTTGATTAAAAACCATAAACGGTATATAAAATAAAGCGTGTAACGCTCCCCAAATAATAAATGTCCAGTTGGCACCGTGCCAAAATCCGCTAACAATGAAAATGATAAAAATGTTTCTTAATCTTAGCGTTAAATTTCCTCTACTACCTCCTAACGGAATGTAAACGTAATCTCTAAACCAGGTAGAAAGTGAAATATGCCAACGCCTCCAAAACTCTGCAATATCTCTAGAAAAATAGGGGAGCGCAAAGTTTTTCATAAGGTTGAAACCAAATAACCGCGCTGTACCAATAGCAATATCTGAATAGCCAGAAAAATCTCCATAAATTTGAAAAGAAAATAATACAGCACCTAAAAATAACACACTCCCCGAATAGCTTTCTGGGTTTTCAAATATGCTATTTACAATAACAGCACAATTGTCTGCAATGACAATTTTTTTAAACAACCCTAAAAGAATTTGCCTCATACCATCTGTTGCTTCATCATTTTTAAAAATTCTTTTTCTATAAAATTGAGGAAGCAAACTGGTAGCACGTTCTATAGGACCAGCCACGAGTTGTGGAAAAAAGCTTACAAAGGCAAAAAATGATATAGGGTTTGTGGTTGGTTTTAGTTTATTTCGGTAAACATCGATTGTATAGCTAAGTGTTTGAAAGGTATAAAAACTAATGCCAACAGGTAAAATTATAGAAAGCCTAGTTGGTTCTATATGTTGCCCAAAAAATGTAAAAGCATTGGCAAAGCTTTCAGCAAAAAAATTGAAGTATTTAAAAAAGCCTAAAAACCCAATATTTACCAAAACACTTATTAAAAGCAATGATTTTCTAATTGGTTTTCGTTCAGTTTTGGAGAGTTGAATGCCTAAAATAAAGTCAATAAGCGAACTAAATACTATCAGAAAAAGAAACCTCCAGTCCCACCAACCATAAAACACATAGCTCGCAAGTACTAATAAACTGTTTTGAGAAGATATTTTCTTATTAAATACAAACCAATAGAGAATAAAAACGATTGGTAAAAAAACAGCAAACTCTATGGAGTTAAAGAGCATATAAATTATCTAATGACTAAAACTTGAAATCTATTTTTTCAAATATAGATTAAAGTTTATAGAAGTAGGATAGATTATTACTTCAAGAATCTAATCTATACTTAAACTGCTGTATTTTGCTTTAATGAGCATAAAAGCACCATACAGAATTAAACCTACAGCTATGATTCCCATTATCATAGATCCAAATTCATTTTGAAGAAAATCAAAAGCTTGAGTTTTATCTACTTCTTCTACAGAAGCAGAGAAAGCATTTCTAAAAATTAAATATGCCATAATGCCCACTACAATTCCTCGGGCAGTAAAACCTATTTTGGCAGCTGGTATAATTATTTTTGTTGCTTTATTGCTCAAACCTGCTTCGTTTACTTCTTTCCTAAAACTCCCTGAATAGGCTTGGTAAAACTCATAAAAAGACTTACCTAACAAAGCCGCACCAATGATAATAGCAACACTTTTTGAATTAAGCATTTGCATAAATAAAGAGTTATCACCGCCATTTGAGCCGCTCCCCAACACTTGTTTAATAGCAGAAAAAGCTAAGAATGAATAAAAAACACCGCTTATAAAATAACTTACTCGTTTAACTATTGCTTTAAAGCCGGTTCCAATTCCGTTGGGGTCTGTAATTGCTTGATAGCATCGCCAAAAAACATAACCAACAAGCCCAATAGCGGTAATAATGAGTAAGATTTTACCAAAAAGCTGTTGCGAAATAAAATCTAACGCATTGTTGCTACCTGATTTTTCTCCCCCAAGTCCAAAAGCAGCAAAGGCTGTTAACGTGCCTATTAAAAAATAGACCCAACCCTTTGTGGCAACACCAAAACGAGCAAAATTTTGTTTCTTATTTCCCATTGGTTTTTTAAAAATCAATTACACAAAGTAAGACTTGAATTGTGATTAAAAAAATTATCTATACTCAGGGTTTTCAAAATTCCAACGAGTCCCGTCATCCCAATCTGCACGAGAGTTTCCGTAGGCAGAATACCCACCTTGTTCTTTTAGCATTTTTGCTAAATGTAAGAGGTTATATGTCATAAATGTAGTATTACGATTGGTAAAGCTATTATTTTTTGCATCACTTTCTTTATCCATATAGCTTGGTCCCGGACCGGCTTCACCTATCCAGCCACAATCTGCTTGTGGCGGAATACTATAACCAACGTGCTGTAACGAATATAGTAGATTCATAGAACAGTGCTTAATCCCGTCTTCGTTTCCGGTTATAATGCAACCACCTACTTTTCCGTAAAAATAATATTGTCCTTTATCATTTTGCTTGCCACTCATAGCATACAAACGTTCAATGAGTTTTGTAGCTTCAGAAGACTTCTCGCCCAACCATATAGGAGTACCAATAATTAAAATGTCGGCGGCATCAATTTTTTTCCAGATATCAGGCCAAGCATCTTTTTCTACACCGTGTTGGGTCATATCATAATACACTCCCGGTGCAATATCATAATCTACAAACCGAATAATTTCTACTGAAACATTTTCAGACTTCATTATAGTTGCAGAAACATCTATTAAACCTCTCGTGTGGCTCATTCGTGGAGATTTCTTTAACGTACAATTAATGTAGAGAGCCTTCAGGTTGCTGAAATCTGGTTTTTTTGAAGCCATAGTAGTAGTTTTTTGATAAACTTTAATTTAAAACTACTGAAAAGAACTTAACAATGAAGCTAATCTGAATTAAAATCTTCCATAATGAACTTAATTTTATCTTCAGAAATAGGTTTGATTACAAAATTTTTAACCTGTGAGTACTTTTGAGATTTTTCAAAATCTGCAGGATCTATAGAAGAACTTACAATGTAAATGGTAATTTTTCTGGTGGTTTCAACCTTTATAAATTCGTCAAGAAACTGCCAGCCATCCATAATGGGCATATTTAGGTCTAATAAAATTACATCTGGAAACGCATCTGAAGAATCTTCTTGCATTAAAGGTTTTAAGTGATTTAATGCATCTTTTCCGTGATTAAATACTAAAAAACCATTGCAAAAATTTGATAATTGCATCATTCTCTTGGCTCCAAAAATAAAAATAGGGTCGTCGTCTATAATACAGGCTAGATCAATTTTTTTCATTTTGTAAATATAGTTTAAATGTTGTTCCTTTATTAACCTCACTCTCAACTTCTATTTTTCCACCCATTGCTTCAATTTGGTTTTTTGTGATAAATAGACCCAATCCTCTTGCACTTGTATGGTTATGAAAGGTTTTATACATCCCAAAGAGTTTTTCTCCATAGTTCTTTAAGTCTATACCCAACCCATTGTCTTTAATACTAATTATAACAAACTTGTCTTTAACTTCAGCATTAATATGTATTAAAGGATTTCTATCGGGGCTTTTATATTTTATGCTATTTGTAAAAAAGTTTAAAAAGATACTATCTAAAAAAGCAGGTACTCCTTTTATTTGAATGTTTTTGTCAACGTTATTTTGAAATGTAGCATTACTTTCCAGTATTTGAGGATGCAAACTATTAATTGATTTTTGAATGTAATTAAATACATTTTCTGAAGTTAAATTTTCAGCTGTTTTTGTATTAACAATCGCAACTTCATTAAGATTCTCAATGGTTTCTTGTAGGTGGTTTACGGCGCTTTTAAGCATTGGAAAAAACTCATTATTTGTCGCTTCCGGAAGGTCTATTTGCATTAAATTAAGAAGCATTTCTAGATTACCTGAATGCGATCGTAAGTTGTGAGAAACTATATGAGCAAAGTTAAGAAGCCGCATATTTTGGTCTTTTGTAGTTTCTAACAACTCATCATTTTGTTTTTCTGCTTTTTTTCTCTCGGTAATATTATTTATTTGAGAAACAAAATATAAAGGTTTTCCTTCGTTGTTTTTTACTAGTGATACTGAAAGAAGTGCCCAAACAATTGAACCGTCTTTATGGTAATATCTTTTTTCAATTTTGTAACGATCTCGTGTATTGTTAAGCATTTCTTCTAGAAGTGACGTATCTAAAAATAGATCATCTGGATGTGTTATTTCCTGAAATGTAGATTGTAATAACTCTTCACGAGAATATCCTATCATATTGCACAAAGTTTCATTCACCTGAAGCCAAGAACCGTCAATAGCTACCAATGCCATTCCGTTGGGAGCATATTCAAATATTTTTCTGAACCTTTCTTCATTAAGAGCTATTTTTTTTAATGCTCTTGTTTTTTCATCAATATCTTGAAAAACACCTTGAACCCTTATACAATTATTTTGATCATCAAAAATAGGTGCTCCAATAGAGCGCACCCATTTTTCTTTGCCGTCATTAGTTATTATTTGAAATTCGCCATCAAACTTCTCACCGGTTTCTACACTATTATTAAAAAGCTCTGCAATTTTTTCTCGGTTTTGACCTTCTTTATAAAAATTTATACCTTCTTCAAGGCTTGGTTGGTAATTGGCTTCAACTTCATGAATCTCTTTTGTTACTTTGCTCCAATATACCTCATTGTTTATAAGGTCTACTTCCCAGCTACCAATTTTGGCAGCTTCTTGCATAAAGCTGAAAATACGATTGTTGTTATGTGTTTTAGCGTTTTTTGGGGCATTAATATTCATAAAGCTTTTAAATTGAGGAGTTTTTAAAAAGTATTCTATTTAAAATATACGGTATAAAGTTTAATAAAGTTTTATAAAAAATCCTTTTCACTTATTTCTTTATAAAAAAAACAAGTGAAAAGGATGCAGGTAAATAAAACACAAAGCCTAATTTATAATATAATTAAAACCAAGGCTTTTGTCCTACTTGATAAGTGTTGTAAAACTCTTCATCACTTTTTGTAAGGTAAATGATACCTTCAATAAGACCAACAACTCCCGTAGCCATTAAAATAAAAAAACCAACACCTAGGCAAGATGTGGCATAACCAATTAAAGTAGCTACAAGTAGAATAATACCTTCTTTGTTATATCCTAAAATAAATTTGTGAATACCAAGAGATCCTAATATTATGGCTAAGATCCCGGCCATAAGTTTTTTGTTATCACCGCTGTTTGTGGCTTGATTCCAGCCTTCTTTAAATTCATTGGCCGTACTTTTTGCTTCGTTTTCAATATTCTCAGCAGTATCGTCCATTCTTTTTTTTGTGCTGTCGTAACCTTCGTTTTTGTTTTCTTCCATGGTTTTTTTGGTTGGTTATGAAATAGATAATACGTAAAAATAGAAAAAATTATTCTAAAAAAGCACTATCAATAGGTTCCCAAAGTTCAATTTTATTTCCTTCAGGATCTAATATCCAGCCAAATTTTCCATAATCATATTCTTCTATTTCGCCTACTACTGTTACGCCTTCTTCTTTAAGAACTTCTAAAAGCTCTTTTAAGTTTTCAACGCGAAAATTCATCATAAACTGCTTTTCGCTAGGTTTAAAATATTCGGTTTTTTCATCAAAAGGACTCCATTGTGTTGAACATTTATTGCCTTCTTCATCCTTCCACCAAAATGTACAACCATAATCATCTGTATTTAATCCCAAATGTTTATTGTACCAATTTTTTACTGCTTTCGGGTTTTTGGTTTTAAAGAAAAATCCACCTAAACCTGTGACTCTTTTTTTCATTAATTTATTATTTAAATTTTTCGAGTATTTTTTCTACAATGGTTTCAGCTAGTTTTATTTTACTCTCCACGGTCCATCCGGCAATATGCGGAGTTACAAGTACCTGGTCCATTTGTAGTAATTGTTGGAGAGCTTTTGGCATCTCTTCTGAAGTAAATAGCGACTCGAAAGATAATTTTTCATACTCCAAAACATCAAGCCCGGCACCTAGAATAGAACCATTTTGTAACGCCGAAACCAAGTCTTTTGTAACCACACTTTTTCCGCGAGCAGTATTTATAAACCAAAAGGGTTTGCTGAAACTTGAAATAAATTGAGTGTCAATCATTTTATCTGTCAATGGAGTCCAAGGTGTATGCAAACTCACAATATCTGCCATTTCTTGTAATGTTTTTAGCGAAACTTGCGTAGCAAACTTATCACCAACATCATCCTTAATATCATAACACATAACGGTACAGTCAAAGCCCTGTAATTTTTTTGCAAAGGCTTTTCCCATGTTTCCATAACCAATAAGGCCAACTGTTTTACCGTCTAGTTCTACGCCTCGGTTTGCTTCGCGATTCCACTGTCCATTTTTTACTTCGGTGTTTGCTACATTTAGTTTATTGAAAAGGGACAATAACATTCCCAACGCGTGTTCTCCTACGGCATTTCTATTTCCTTCAGGCGCCGCAAATAAGTAAATTCCTTTTTTTTGTGCGTAGTCAATGTCAATACTTTCTAGACCGGCACCAACCCGAGCGATAAATTTTAAGTTTTTTGCAGCGTCAATAAACTGCTTGTCAATTTTAAAACGACTTCTTATAACAATACCTTCATAATTCTCTATCTTCTTTTCAACACTTTCTTTTGAAGAAATATAATCCTCTTCATTACTAAAACCGGCACTCTCAAGCCGATTTATTAAAAGCGGATGATTGTTATCTAAGTGAAGGATTTTCATTTGTTTTTTTTATATAAACAAATTACGAATTTCTTCGGTAATGCGGGTAGGTTTTTGTGATTTCAATTCAACAAAGCACCAAAGCGTTTTTGCGTTGACCATCACTTTGTTATCACTTTTTCTGAAAATCTTATAGTGGCGTTCGCTTTTTACTCCTTCAGCAGAAGTTACCCAGGTTTCAATCTGTAATTTTTCACCTTTAAAAGCCGGATTTTTATATTCAATAAAATGATTTAATACTACCCAGAAGTAAGTGGAGTGAAATTCTTTTGGAGCTTTTGCAAACCAATGTTTTTCAGCAATATCAATACACCACTGCAAATAGGTAATATTATTTACGTGACCATTTACGTCTATTGCGTTTTCAGGGACAGTGAAGGTATTTGAAAAAACAGTATTCAAAATCCTAGAATTAATTTTGCGATGGTAAAATAGATTAAAATACCCAGAATGTCATTACTGGTAGTTATAAACGGACCAGTAGCCATAGCTGGATCAATGCCACGTTTGTCTAAAATAATAGGCACAAATGTTCCTATTAATGAAGCGCTTATAATTACTGATATAAGCGAAATAGCAATGGTAAGTCCAAACTTAAAATTAAGTCCCATAATAAAAGTTCCGCCTACAATTAAAAGAATTGAAAGAACAAAACCATTGAAAAGGCTAAGAACAACTTCTTTTAAAAGCCGTTTTAATAAAGAATCTTTAAGGCTGTTATTTGCCAAACCCTGCATAACTATTGCTGAAGACTGCACACCTACATTACCTGCCATTGCGGCAATTAATGGTACAAAAAAGAACAAAGCAGCGTGCTCAGCAATTGCATCAGAAAAAGTGCCTAAAACGGTAACACTTATAAAGCCTCCTGCCAATGCCAGAATAAGCCAAGGTAACCGCGCTCGTATAATTTTTCTCATGCTATCATCTGCCTCAACATCTTCAGAAATACCTGCTGCCATTTGGTAATCACGTTCGGCTTCTTCTTTTATAAAATCGACAATATCATCAATAGTAATACGTCCTACTAAAATTCCATTTTCATTAACTACCGGAATGGCCTCAAGGTCATATTTTTGCATGATTCTAGCCACTTCTTCATTTTCGGTATGCACAGTTACATAATCTACTTTTGGAATAAACACATCACTTATGTGTGCTTTTTCACTAGCTGTTAAAAGGTCTTTTAGAGAAAGCCTTCCGGTTAATTTACCTTGTTTGTTTACAACGTAAATAGAATGAACTCGAGTTACGTTTTTTGCTTGTCTACGCATTTCTCGTACACACCCGGCAACAGTCCAAGTTTCTTTTACTTTAACAAGTTCTTTTGCCATTAACGCGCCGGCAGTATCTTCATCATATTTTAATAATTCAACAATATCTGCAACGTGCTCCGAATCTTCAATCTCACCAATTACTTGTTTTTGAATGTCCTCGTCAAGCTCACCCATGACATCCACGGCATCATCGGTGTCCATCTCTTCAAGTTCGGCTGCAATTTCTTTAGGAGAAAGGCGCTCTAATATTTTTTCACGAATGTCTTCGTCTAACTCAATTAAGGCTTCAGAAGTAATATCACTCTCAAGTAAT harbors:
- a CDS encoding thioesterase family protein, with product MNTVFSNTFTVPENAIDVNGHVNNITYLQWCIDIAEKHWFAKAPKEFHSTYFWVVLNHFIEYKNPAFKGEKLQIETWVTSAEGVKSERHYKIFRKSDNKVMVNAKTLWCFVELKSQKPTRITEEIRNLFI
- a CDS encoding response regulator, encoding MKKIDLACIIDDDPIFIFGAKRMMQLSNFCNGFLVFNHGKDALNHLKPLMQEDSSDAFPDVILLDLNMPIMDGWQFLDEFIKVETTRKITIYIVSSSIDPADFEKSQKYSQVKNFVIKPISEDKIKFIMEDFNSD
- the mgtE gene encoding magnesium transporter; translated protein: MQFQLTNDFIEQIEQLIANKDGNALRQLLEEFHFADIAEILEELSSDEATYLIKLLESDITSEALIELDEDIREKILERLSPKEIAAELEEMDTDDAVDVMGELDEDIQKQVIGEIEDSEHVADIVELLKYDEDTAGALMAKELVKVKETWTVAGCVREMRRQAKNVTRVHSIYVVNKQGKLTGRLSLKDLLTASEKAHISDVFIPKVDYVTVHTENEEVARIMQKYDLEAIPVVNENGILVGRITIDDIVDFIKEEAERDYQMAAGISEDVEADDSMRKIIRARLPWLILALAGGFISVTVLGTFSDAIAEHAALFFFVPLIAAMAGNVGVQSSAIVMQGLANNSLKDSLLKRLLKEVVLSLFNGFVLSILLIVGGTFIMGLNFKFGLTIAISLISVIISASLIGTFVPIILDKRGIDPAMATGPFITTSNDILGILIYFTIAKLILGF
- a CDS encoding PAS domain-containing sensor histidine kinase gives rise to the protein MNINAPKNAKTHNNNRIFSFMQEAAKIGSWEVDLINNEVYWSKVTKEIHEVEANYQPSLEEGINFYKEGQNREKIAELFNNSVETGEKFDGEFQIITNDGKEKWVRSIGAPIFDDQNNCIRVQGVFQDIDEKTRALKKIALNEERFRKIFEYAPNGMALVAIDGSWLQVNETLCNMIGYSREELLQSTFQEITHPDDLFLDTSLLEEMLNNTRDRYKIEKRYYHKDGSIVWALLSVSLVKNNEGKPLYFVSQINNITERKKAEKQNDELLETTKDQNMRLLNFAHIVSHNLRSHSGNLEMLLNLMQIDLPEATNNEFFPMLKSAVNHLQETIENLNEVAIVNTKTAENLTSENVFNYIQKSINSLHPQILESNATFQNNVDKNIQIKGVPAFLDSIFLNFFTNSIKYKSPDRNPLIHINAEVKDKFVIISIKDNGLGIDLKNYGEKLFGMYKTFHNHTSARGLGLFITKNQIEAMGGKIEVESEVNKGTTFKLYLQNEKN
- a CDS encoding flavodoxin family protein codes for the protein MASKKPDFSNLKALYINCTLKKSPRMSHTRGLIDVSATIMKSENVSVEIIRFVDYDIAPGVYYDMTQHGVEKDAWPDIWKKIDAADILIIGTPIWLGEKSSEATKLIERLYAMSGKQNDKGQYYFYGKVGGCIITGNEDGIKHCSMNLLYSLQHVGYSIPPQADCGWIGEAGPGPSYMDKESDAKNNSFTNRNTTFMTYNLLHLAKMLKEQGGYSAYGNSRADWDDGTRWNFENPEYR
- a CDS encoding MBOAT family protein, with the translated sequence MLFNSIEFAVFLPIVFILYWFVFNKKISSQNSLLVLASYVFYGWWDWRFLFLIVFSSLIDFILGIQLSKTERKPIRKSLLLISVLVNIGFLGFFKYFNFFAESFANAFTFFGQHIEPTRLSIILPVGISFYTFQTLSYTIDVYRNKLKPTTNPISFFAFVSFFPQLVAGPIERATSLLPQFYRKRIFKNDEATDGMRQILLGLFKKIVIADNCAVIVNSIFENPESYSGSVLFLGAVLFSFQIYGDFSGYSDIAIGTARLFGFNLMKNFALPYFSRDIAEFWRRWHISLSTWFRDYVYIPLGGSRGNLTLRLRNIFIIFIVSGFWHGANWTFIIWGALHALFYIPFMVFNQHKKHTDIVAKRSLFPSFSELMKILFTFTLTTLAWVFFRAESVTDAALYLKGIFSESFFTVPELIPLELFGLIALLIIMEWLRKDYEHTFSKLQHQLNKPLRWCFYVSIIVIIYFFGNTDEAIEFIYFQF
- a CDS encoding DUF1206 domain-containing protein, which translates into the protein MGNKKQNFARFGVATKGWVYFLIGTLTAFAAFGLGGEKSGSNNALDFISQQLFGKILLIITAIGLVGYVFWRCYQAITDPNGIGTGFKAIVKRVSYFISGVFYSFLAFSAIKQVLGSGSNGGDNSLFMQMLNSKSVAIIIGAALLGKSFYEFYQAYSGSFRKEVNEAGLSNKATKIIIPAAKIGFTARGIVVGIMAYLIFRNAFSASVEEVDKTQAFDFLQNEFGSMIMGIIAVGLILYGAFMLIKAKYSSLSID
- a CDS encoding VOC family protein — translated: MKKRVTGLGGFFFKTKNPKAVKNWYNKHLGLNTDDYGCTFWWKDEEGNKCSTQWSPFDEKTEYFKPSEKQFMMNFRVENLKELLEVLKEEGVTVVGEIEEYDYGKFGWILDPEGNKIELWEPIDSAFLE
- a CDS encoding TM2 domain-containing protein — its product is MEENKNEGYDSTKKRMDDTAENIENEAKSTANEFKEGWNQATNSGDNKKLMAGILAIILGSLGIHKFILGYNKEGIILLVATLIGYATSCLGVGFFILMATGVVGLIEGIIYLTKSDEEFYNTYQVGQKPWF
- a CDS encoding 2-hydroxyacid dehydrogenase gives rise to the protein MKILHLDNNHPLLINRLESAGFSNEEDYISSKESVEKKIENYEGIVIRSRFKIDKQFIDAAKNLKFIARVGAGLESIDIDYAQKKGIYLFAAPEGNRNAVGEHALGMLLSLFNKLNVANTEVKNGQWNREANRGVELDGKTVGLIGYGNMGKAFAKKLQGFDCTVMCYDIKDDVGDKFATQVSLKTLQEMADIVSLHTPWTPLTDKMIDTQFISSFSKPFWFINTARGKSVVTKDLVSALQNGSILGAGLDVLEYEKLSFESLFTSEEMPKALQQLLQMDQVLVTPHIAGWTVESKIKLAETIVEKILEKFK